The Microlunatus soli genome contains the following window.
TCATGATCACGACCACTCAACCGGATCACCGCCGACGGCGCGCATTGGCCATCGGATCGCTTGCCCTGTTGGCGATTCCGCTGGCAGCCTGCACCGACAACACAGCCGCCGGCTCCGGCGAGTCCAAAGATCCACGATCCTTGACTGTGCAGGCCGGCGACACCAGTTGCACGGTCTCCGGCGCCAAGGCGCCAGCGGGCACGATCCGGTTCTCGGTGAAGAACACCGGCAGCAAGATCAACGAGTTCTACCTGCTCGGCTCCGACGGGTTGCGGATCATCGGAGAGGTGGAGAACATCGGCCCGGGCCTGACCCGCGATCTGGTGCTGAACGCCGTACCGGGCAAGTACTTCACGGCGTGCAAGCCCGGCATGGTCGGCGACGGCATCCGCGCCGGCTTCACCGTCTCCGACTCCGGTCAGCCCTCCCAGGGGAAGGCCGATGATCAACAGCTGATCGACCAGGCCAACAAGCAGTACGCCGGCTACGTCAAGGACCAGACCGAACAGCTGATCACCAAGACCGAGAAGTTCGCCAAGCTCTACACCGCCGGCGACGACGACGCAGCGCGCAAGCTCTACCCTCAGGCCCGGGTGCACTGGGAACGGATCGAGCCGGTCGCGGAGTCCTTCGGAGACCTGGACCCGAAGATGGATCTGCGGGAGGCAGACCTCGAAGCGGGACAGAAATGGACCGGCTGGCATCGGATCGAGAAAGACCTCTGGCCGGCCCGGGCCAAGGGCTACAAGCCGCTCACCGACGCCCAGCGCAAGGCCTATGCCGACAACCTGGTGGCCAACACCCAGACGCTGTACAAGCGGACCCGGACGATCACCTTCACCGTCGACCAGATCGGCAACGGAGCCAAGGGACTGTTGGACGAGGTCGCGACCGGCAAGGTAACCGGCGAGGAGGAATACTGGTCGCGCACCGATCTGTGGGACTTCCAGGCCAACGTCGACGGCGCCAAGGTCGCCTTCGAAGGGCTGCGGCCGATCCTGAAGAGCCGCGATCCCGAACTGGACCACGAGATCGACGCCCGGTTCAGCAAGCTGCAGAAGCTGCTGGACCAGCAGCGTGACGGCGACGGCTTCGTCAGCTACGACGAGCTCAGCCACGCCGAGGTCAAGCAGCTCAGCGACGCGGTCAACGCACTCTCCGAGCCGCTGTCGAAGCTCACCGCAGCCGTGATCTGACCGAGGTCTCGATCATGGTTGAGCAGGATCCGGATCGGCGTTCCGGGGACGTCGAACACGACGAATCGGTCCGTCGACAAGCTCAGGACCCGGAACCGGCACCCTCCGCGACGCGTTCGACGGTTGCCCGGCGGGGGCTGTTGGCAGCCGGTGTCGGGGTGGCCGGCGTCGGAGTCGGACTGGCCGGCGGCACCGCGTGGGCTGCCAGCCGGGACGGCTCGGATGACCAGCCACCGCCGGGGAGCCGCAGCTACCCGTTCTACGGCAGCCATCAGGCAGGGATCGTCACGCCGGCTCAGGACCGGCTGCACTTCGCGACGTTCGATGTCAGCACCACATCCCGTTCGGAGTTGACCGCACTGCTGCAGGCGTGGACGCAGGCCGCGGCACGGATGACGACCGGCCACGGTGCCGGCAGCATCGGACCGACCTCCGGTGACTACGACGCTCCGCCCGACGACACCGGTGAGGCGATCGGCCTGCCGGCGTCGGGACTGACGATCACGTTCGGCTTCGGACCGTCGCTGTTCCGCGATGATCATGGCCGGGACCGGTTCGGTATCGACGACCGGCGACCGGTTGCCCTGCAACGACTGCCGCACTTCCCCGGTGATCAACTCGTGCCTGCGCAGAGCGACGGCGACCTGTGCATCCAGGCCTGCGCCGATGACCCGCAGGTCGCCGTGCACGCGATCCGCAACCTGGCCCGGATCGGCTTCGGCACGGTGGCGCTGCGCTGGTCGCAACTCGGATTCGGCCGGACCTCCTCGACCAGCACCGGGCAGAGCACCCCGCGCAACCTGTTCGGCTTCAAGGACGGCACCGCCAATCTCAAGGCCGAGCATCGCGTCGACGTCGATGAGCATGTCTGGGTCCGCCGCGGGGCCGATCATCGGGCGGACTGGCTGACCGGGGGGTCGTACCTGATCACCCGCAAGATCAACATGAGCGTCGAGACCTGGGATCGGCAATCCCTGCGGGAGCAGGAGGCCGTGATCGGCCGGACCAAGGCCGAGGGGGCGCCGCTGTCCGGCGGAACGGAATTCAGCGCTCCCGATTTCGCCGTCAAAGGGCGGGGCGATCAGCCACTGATCGCGACCGACTCACACGTCCGGATCGCCCATCCGAGCCAGAACAACGGTGCCCAGATGCTGCGTCGCGGCTACAACTTCTTCGACGGCAGCAATGGGCTCGGACGGATGGATGCCGGGCTGTTCTTCATGGCCTACGTCACCGACCCCCGAACCCACTACATCCCGATCCAGAACAAGGTCTCCCGGGACGCGATGGCCGAATACCTGCTGCACACCGGATCGGCGATCTTCGCGGTGCCACCCGGCGTCCCGAAGGGCGGCTACGTCGGCCAGGACCTCTTCGAATCCTGACCCGGCCCAGCTGGTCAGCGGATTCGGGCCGGGATGACCGGGCTCGGCTGGGGCCGTTTGGGCGTGATGCCTTGTCCGTGCGGCACCCGGGCGATGCCGCGGGCCAGCCAGGGGCCGAGCCAGTGCAGTCCCCAGTCCACCGTGCTGCCGATCCGGCCGAAGGCGCGCAGCTCACGGGGCGCACCCGGCAGCGGATCCGACCAGTGCTCGAAGCCGTCCAGACCGAGCAGGTCAGCGAATCCCTCGGCCATCTTGGTGTGCCCCAGCCAGTTGCCGTGCAGACCGTCCTCGTACCAGAGCCGCGGGTCGGAGGCGACCGGATAGGCGGTCAGGTCGAGCAGCAGCGCGCCGGTGCTCTTCGCCGAGGCCCGGACGATATCGTTCAGGATGATCATCCGCTCCCGGGCGTAGCGACCGAGCGGGTTGAGGAAGCTCGGATCCGGCATCAGGAAGCTGATCACGGTGATGCCCCGCTCGGTCGCGGCACCGAACATCGCGTCGTAGTCCGCGGCCAGCCGGCCGAACTCCGGGT
Protein-coding sequences here:
- the efeO gene encoding iron uptake system protein EfeO, translating into MITTTQPDHRRRRALAIGSLALLAIPLAACTDNTAAGSGESKDPRSLTVQAGDTSCTVSGAKAPAGTIRFSVKNTGSKINEFYLLGSDGLRIIGEVENIGPGLTRDLVLNAVPGKYFTACKPGMVGDGIRAGFTVSDSGQPSQGKADDQQLIDQANKQYAGYVKDQTEQLITKTEKFAKLYTAGDDDAARKLYPQARVHWERIEPVAESFGDLDPKMDLREADLEAGQKWTGWHRIEKDLWPARAKGYKPLTDAQRKAYADNLVANTQTLYKRTRTITFTVDQIGNGAKGLLDEVATGKVTGEEEYWSRTDLWDFQANVDGAKVAFEGLRPILKSRDPELDHEIDARFSKLQKLLDQQRDGDGFVSYDELSHAEVKQLSDAVNALSEPLSKLTAAVI
- the efeB gene encoding iron uptake transporter deferrochelatase/peroxidase subunit gives rise to the protein MVEQDPDRRSGDVEHDESVRRQAQDPEPAPSATRSTVARRGLLAAGVGVAGVGVGLAGGTAWAASRDGSDDQPPPGSRSYPFYGSHQAGIVTPAQDRLHFATFDVSTTSRSELTALLQAWTQAAARMTTGHGAGSIGPTSGDYDAPPDDTGEAIGLPASGLTITFGFGPSLFRDDHGRDRFGIDDRRPVALQRLPHFPGDQLVPAQSDGDLCIQACADDPQVAVHAIRNLARIGFGTVALRWSQLGFGRTSSTSTGQSTPRNLFGFKDGTANLKAEHRVDVDEHVWVRRGADHRADWLTGGSYLITRKINMSVETWDRQSLREQEAVIGRTKAEGAPLSGGTEFSAPDFAVKGRGDQPLIATDSHVRIAHPSQNNGAQMLRRGYNFFDGSNGLGRMDAGLFFMAYVTDPRTHYIPIQNKVSRDAMAEYLLHTGSAIFAVPPGVPKGGYVGQDLFES
- a CDS encoding SGNH/GDSL hydrolase family protein is translated as MRNFRRYVAIGDSATEGLQDFAEDGAYRGWADRLADHIAAAQDEPLEYANLAIRSLRLNEIRRTQFDAALALDPDLLSITGGVNDVIGPHPEFGRLAADYDAMFGAATERGITVISFLMPDPSFLNPLGRYARERMIILNDIVRASAKSTGALLLDLTAYPVASDPRLWYEDGLHGNWLGHTKMAEGFADLLGLDGFEHWSDPLPGAPRELRAFGRIGSTVDWGLHWLGPWLARGIARVPHGQGITPKRPQPSPVIPARIR